A single region of the Anoplolepis gracilipes chromosome 1, ASM4749672v1, whole genome shotgun sequence genome encodes:
- the LOC140664021 gene encoding glutamyl aminopeptidase-like, with the protein MFMENCYKYLKIDMALLRLLFYGGLIFITSTAFLINENTGNSSIAFSDYFDDIMPVHYDVKLIPYFKEDEKPEIYKYKVSEFIIEYIEEYQRKSNFIFYGELNAIIDISRPITKIGLNSSALTCILFGVLTNDLSMYTADLQNKTVDTNVKYIVMQEINFNNTENIITSLKTIVEREETFEMLDVIHFQATGARRLFPHWDKPTIKATFNIAIKHHRKYKVFSNMPIQRKETCKHEVHETETYMKWTCFDTTPPTSTYVVTVVISSADVYKFETIESRIIIWRRPESDHMEFAEMISTKAMIIFEYKWTKLKIPKVQFVAIQSLLYDNENWGLVLNRESNIIYNENIDSVAHKIEIARLIGRKMAYQWFVDVINPFSSSELWLIDGLTTLYGINAIDSIEL; encoded by the exons ATGTTCAT GGAGAATTGTTACAAATACCTAAAAATTGACATGGCACTTCTAAGACTGTTATTTTATGGCGGTCTTATATTTATCACTTCAAcagcttttttaattaatgaaaatacggGAAACTCATCGATTGCATTTAGTGATTACTTTGATGATATAATGCCAGTGCATTATGATGTCAAGTTAATACCATATTTCAAAGAAGATGAGAAacctgaaatatataaatataaagtgtctgaatttataatagaatatatagaaGAGTATCAAAGAAAAagcaactttattttttacggCGAATTAAATGCCATTATCGATATTTCTCGTCCAATTACAAAAATAGGTTTAAACTCATCCGCAttaacatgtattttatttggaGTGTTGACAAATGATTTATCCATGTATACGGCAGACTTACAAAATAAGACTGTAGATaccaatgttaaatatatagttatgcaagaaataaact TTAATAACACagaaaacattattacttCTTTGAAGACTATAGTCGAAAGAGAAGAAACATTCGAAAT GTTGGACGTAATACATTTTCAGGCGACTGGAGCCCGACGATTGTTTCCACACTGGGACAAGCCGACAATCAAGGCGACTTTCAACATTGCCATAAAGCATCATCGTAAATACAaagtattttcaaatatgCCGATACAAAGAAAGGAAACATGCAAACATGAAGTGCATGAAACCGAAACATATATGAAGTGGACATGCTTTGATACTACTCCTCCAACGTCCACTTATGTCGTGACGGTTGTAATCTCGTCAGCAGATGTCTATAAATTTGAGACGATAGAATCTAGAATCATTATATGGCGTAGACCCGAATCAGATCATATGGAATTTGCTGAAATGATATCAACCAAAGCaatgataatatttgaatataaatggacaaaattgaaaataccaAAAGTGCAATTTGTTGCAATCCAAAGTTTGCTATATGACAATGAGAACTGGGGCCTTGTGTTAAATag agaatcaaatattatttacaatgaaaataTAGATTCTGTTGcgcataaaatagaaatagcgCGATTGATAGGACGCAAAATGGCATATCAATGGTTTGTTGATGTAATTAATCCATTTTCATCATCTGAGTTGTGGTTAATCGATGGTCTTACTACATTGTATGGAATTAATGCTATCGATTCCATCgag cTTTAA
- the LOC140666268 gene encoding aminopeptidase N-like, with the protein MLDLFIVQVYYESLRLETHNQSFIKEANFSENNAFSSFYRYVKAPLILRMLQYVITDKMFQRKVYEYLKSEIESKTPSLLQNLLLFAMQTVSRNLEKKKMLPLTILNDWIKSINYPVLKITRDFSNKANVYNIIIENYEIIKNHTFWVPVTYTSQNNPNFEKLRLPLYDERLIILSSSQPTCQVSVKDNGWIIFNLQQSGYYRVNYDPENWQKIAEYLNSTEYTKIHVLNRAKIIDNAFYFMINGQLNSSLFWNLTSYLGQETNYIAWYPMIKTFEHMSSIFPFPDKGVQNIKEKIKNILANLLEKIKYEEDPKENDLIKCLRQEAIKWLCILDDKKCLKKAYDKLKLHNGMSDTNKLLPGWKEWLYCKGLMSAERHIWRMVKDNSAGKYNNDRFLEFLACASNKIMEEYLESIMFKHNKTYNETQIKRNMISFLFIIAKHAKHNNVFLNILKNFDKLKPRGVNGVAISIGIINHVYSEKQLKEIMYFIKYIIKIEAYKNSNKHMCKKYGTCPEMATIEASFYKFKNLVNEWMLDADKKLLKRLHEIEEIKKYFKI; encoded by the exons ATGTtggatttatttatagttCAGGTTTATTATGAATCACTTCGTTTGGAGACCCACaatcaatcttttataaaGGAAGCCAATTTTTCcgaaaataatgcattttcttctttttaccgTTACgttaaag CACCCTTGATATTACGCATGCTGCAGTATGTAATTACAGATAAAATGTTTCAACGGAAggtttatgaatatttaaagtc ggAGATTGAGTCAAAGACTCCCAGTCTTCTACAAAATTTGTTGTTGTTCGCCATGCAGACTGTTTCaagaaatcttgaaaaaaaaaaaatgcttccTTTAACAATACTGAATGATTggataaaatctataaattatcctGTGTTGAAAATAACGCGagatttttcgaataaagcaaatgtatataatataataatagaaaattatgaaataattaaaaaccaCACTTTCTGGGTACCTGTAACTTATACCTCCCAGAATAATCCAAATTTTGAAAAGCTTAGACTACCGCTTTATGacgaaagattaataattttgtcgtcGTCCCAGCCAACTTGCCAAGTTTCTGTAAAGGATAATGGTTggataatattcaatttacaaCAAAGTG GATACTATCGCGTTAATTACGATCCTGAAAATTGGCAAAAAATTGCAGAATATTTAAACTCGAcagaatatacaaaaatacatgttCTTAATCGTGCTAAAATCATCGacaatgcattttattttatgataaatggcCAACTCAATTCTTCCCTATTCTGGAACTTGACGAGCTATCTTGGACAAGAGACAAATTATATAGCATGGTATCCTATGATAAAAACTTTTGAACACATGTCGAGCATCTTTCCATTTCCAGATAAAGGAGTCCAAAATATCaag gagaaaataaaaaatatattggccAATCtacttgagaaaataaaatacgaagaAGATCCTAAGGAAAATGatcttattaaatgtttaaggCAAGAAGCCATTAAATGGTTATGTATTCTCGATGACAAGAAATGTCTCAAAAAAGCTTATGACAAATTGAAATTGCATAATGGAATGTCGGATacaaataa ACTTTTACCGGGGTGGAAAGAATGGTTATACTGTAAAGGTTTGATGTCAGCAGAGAGACATATTTGGCGTATGGTAAAGGACAATTCAGcgggaaaatataataatgatagatttttagaatttttagcttgcgcttcaaataaaattatggaagaataTTTAGAATCAATAATGTTCaaacataataaaacatataacgAAACACAAATCAAGAGAAATATGATtagtttcctttttattattgcaaaacatGCAAAGCACAATAATGtgtttttgaatatattgaaaaattttgataaattaaaaccaAG AGGTGTCAATGGAGTTGCCATATCTATTGGCATTATTAATCATGTGTATtctgaaaaacaattaaaagag ATCATGtacttcataaaatatatcattaagattgaagcatacaaaaattctaataaacaTATGTGCAAGAAATATGGAACTTGCCCTGAAATG GCAACTATTGAAGCTAGTTTTTACAAGTTTAAAAATCTTGTGAATGAATGGATGTTGGATGCTGACAAAAAACTGCTCAAACGTTTACATGAAAtcgaagaaataaagaaatattttaagatatag